A genomic window from Lotus japonicus ecotype B-129 chromosome 1, LjGifu_v1.2 includes:
- the LOC130744959 gene encoding protein FAR1-RELATED SEQUENCE 5-like — MFVRHTEDADKNLEHLFWCDGIGRMNYSVFGDALAFDATYKKNKYRRPLVIFSCVNHRNQTTVVGGAVIGNEKEETYVWLLEQLLEAMDKKSPTTVITDGDKAMRNAIRRVFPNASHRLCAWHLMCNATDNIKIPDFLPKFKTCMFGDFQIGDFKRKWESLVEEFNLHENPWIIDMYARRHTWAEAYFRGKFFAGFRTTSRCEGFNAQLGKFVKRRYNLKEFLQHFHHCLEYMRHREVEADFRSGYGDPGLKAPPIFQSIELSASRILTRQLFFRFRPTIVSAPDMIITNCEDTLGMSMHTVKRSQESSREWLVSYYTTTYEFRCSCMRMESIGLACAHIIAVLVDLNIHNIPKSLVLERWSQGAKDHLCETPGSSPSLFRDSAVLVRYVCMLEACRKMCTLACPLIDDFRQTWEIVGGHTQHLENKNNPSVPEGVTGTPSANAGLTTHRRRGRPCGPSTSRLRAKRPLKCSTCKVIGHNRLTCPLVKGTSTEGSSTGGDHEFDDLEAY; from the exons ATGTTTGTGCGGCACACGGAGGACGCTGATAAAAATCTGGAACATTTGTTTTGGTGTGACGGGATTGGTCGGATGAACTACAGCGTGTTTGGGGATGCTTTAGCATTCGATGCcacatataaaaaaaacaagtatCGGCGTCCCCTCGTCATATTTTCATGTGTCAATCACCGTAATCAAACAACCGTTGTTGGTGGTGCTGTAATTGGCAACGAGAAAGAAGAAACATATGTGTGGTTGCTAGAGCAATTGTTGGAGGCAATGGACAAGAAGAGTCCAACAACAGTTATCACAGATGGAGATAAGGCAATGAGGAATGCCATTCGGAGGGTCTTTCCCAATGCCAGTCACCGACTCTGTGCGTGGCACTTGATGTGTAATGCAACCGATAATATCAAAATTCCTGACTTCCTCCCTAAGTTCAAGACTTGTATGTTCGGTGATTTTCAAATAGGTGATTTTAAAAGAAAGTGGGAATCATTGGTTGAAGAATTTAATTTACATGAAAATCCGTGGATTATTGACATGTATGCCAGAAGACATACGTGGGCTGAGGCCTACTTTCGTGGTAAGTTTTTTGCCGGATTTAGGACTACATCTCGGTGTGAAGGGTTCAACGCCCAACTTGGGAAGTTTGTCAAGAGAAGATACAACTTGAAAGAGTTTCTACAACACTTTCATCATTGTCTCGAATACATGCGACATAGAGAAGTTGAAGCTGATTTTCGTTCAGGCTATGGAGACCCGGGTTTGAAAGCTCCACCCATTTTTCAAAGTATTGAGCTTTCAGCCTCACGTATTTTGACCCGACAATTATTCTTCCGATTCCGTCCCACTATTGTATCTGCCCCTGACATGATAATTACTAATTGCGAAGATACCCTTGGCATGTCAATGCACACGGTCAAGCGGTCCCAGGAATCTAGTAGGGAGTGGCTTGTTTCATACTATACGACTACATATGAATTCCGATGCTCATGCATGAGAATGGAAAGCATTGGTTTAGCTTGCGCCCACATCATTGCTGTCTTGGTTGATCTCAATATACATAACATTCCCAAGTCACTTGTGCTTGAAAGGTGGAGTCAAGGTGCAAAGGATCATTTATGTGAAACGCCGGGGTCATCCCCGTCGCTTTTCCGAGATTCCGCGGTCCTTGTTAGATATGTTTGTATGCTCGAAGCCTGTAGGAAAATGTGTACACTTGCTTGTCCGCTTATTGATGACTTTCGCCAGACATGGGAGATTGTTGGAGGTCACACTCAACACTTAGAGAATAAAAACAATCCCTCAGTTCCAGAAGGTGTCACTGGAACTCCATCTGCTAACGCAGGTCTAACGACTCACCGGCGCAGGGGTCGTCCCTGTGGACCGTCAACTTCTCGATTGAGGGCCAAGCGACCCTTGAAGTGTAGCACATGCAAAGTGATTGGACACAATCGCTTAACTTGCCCATTGGTTAAAGGAACGTCCACCGAGGGATCCTCCACGGGAGGGGATCACGAATTTGATGACCTTGAAg CCTACTAG